GATCGGTGGCCGCCGCCATGCCTTCGGAAGCCGCAACGTCGGCCAATTCATCGAAGGTCTGGACCAGAGAAGAGTCAGTGTCGGTCGTCATGTTCGCAAGGCGGGAAGTTTGGGTGGGCTGCGGATGGCAAATTGTAAGGTGGGACCAGCGAGCTTGCGAGCGCCGGCCCACCGTTAACGACGTCGCTTACGGTGGGCCGGCGCTCGCAAGCTCGCTGGTCCCACCTTACGGGGCGCGTCGACGGCACGAGCACGGGGCAGCACTCGTCTTTACCTGGCTTGCGCTTGGCCCATAGTTTAACCGAGGCGCCAACAAATAAAAACAGTCCGGGCGGCCGAAGCCGGCACCGGACTGTTCTCTCTCCCTCCCGGGAACTTTCCTCGAACGCACTTGCGATGCGCTACGCGGTGGATCCAGCGTGGGTTCGCTGGCAGACAAAAGAGCTATCGGCCGATTCCCGCGCGGCACTTTCAGGCAGTTTCCGTATTGTATGGACGGTGCAGTTTGAAGAGACTACGCCCGCTTTTCCGCCCGTTTCGTTCATCAAGTCTGACGATCGGGCCGATTGTATCGAAAGAAGGAGGCCGCCGTGAGCAAAGCCAACCGTATCTCGCTGTCGATTCTGCGTTCGTCGGTGCTGTGGGGCACCCTGGCCACGATCGCTTTTTATGCCCCGATTCAAGCCGGCTATTGGCGCGACGAATTCGTCCTCCGCTACTTCGCCGGCCACTGGGTCGAATATCTCGAAACGGCGATGTTCTTCGTCGGCCTCACCGGGCTGATCTTGAAGGCGCTCGACATCGGTCGCCAATCGACCGCGTTGTCTCAGCCGATGCTGCCCGAGCGCAGCTCCGAGCCGCAGTCGCCGAGCGACGCCCAGCGGCTGCTGGCCCATTTGGCAAAGCTGCCCGAAGCGCAACACGAGGATTACTTTCCGCGCCGGCTGCGCGAGGCCCTGCAGTCGGTGCTGTTCGCCGGCTCGGCCGACAAGCTGGGCGACGAGCTGAAATACTTTTCCGAATCGGACGGCGCCCGCTCGCACGCCGGATATGCACTGCTGCGGATCATTATTTGGGCCATCCCGATTCTGGGCTTTTTGGGCACGGTCATCGGCATCACGATGGCCATCGCCAGCCTGAACCCGCAGGCCTTGGAGGATTCGCTGCCCACCGTCACCGGCGGCCTGGGCGTGGCCTTCGACACCACGGCCTTGGCCTTGGGCTTGTCGATGGTGCTGATGTTCACGCAGTTCTTCGTCGACCGCATCGAGGGCCGCCTGCTATCGGCCGTCGACGCCAGGGCGGCCGACGAGCTGGCGGGACGCTTCGAGCAACTCGGCAGCGGCGACGATCCGCAAGTCGCCACGATGCGCCGCCTGGCCGACACCATGATCCGGGCCAGCGAGAAGCTCGTCGAGCGGCAGAGCGAGTTGTGGCAGCGCTCGATCGACGCGGCCGCCGCCCGTTGGAACGAGATGTCCACCTCCGCCGGCCGCCAGCTCGAAAGCTCGCTGGCCGGCGCGCTCTCGCAAAGCCTGGTGGCCCATGCCGAGAAGCTGGCTGCGTCGGCCGAAGCCACCACCGAGCAAAACCGCCGCAACTGGGGCCGCTTGCAGCAGACGCTGGCAGACAGCGCGCAAGCGATGAAAGCCCAGCAGACCGAGCTGGCGCGGCAGACCGAGATTCTTCTGCGGGTGGTCGAGGCCACCGGCCACGTCGCCAAGCTCGAAGAACAGCTCAACAGCAACCTGGCCGCGCTGGCCGGCGCCCAGCACTTCGAAGAAACGCTGCTGAACCTGGCGGGCACCGTCAACCTGCTCAACGCCCGCCTGGGGCACGTGGCTGCGCCCCAAGTCGGCCTGACCCATAACAGCACGGTGGGCAAGGCCGCATGAGACGCCGGGCTTCGCCCAACCGACAAACCGCCGGTGTTTCGCTGTTTCCCTTCCTGGCGGTGCTGCTCTGCACGATGGGCGCGCTCATCGTGGTGTTGGTCGTCATTGCGCGCCAAGCCCAGGTGCAGGTGGCCGACGCCGCCCGGCAGGCAGCCGCGGCAACCGTCAACAGCGAATTGAAAACCACGAGCGATGAGTTGGAGTGGCGCATTGCGGAGATGAAACGGTCTCGCAAGGAAACACAAAAGATCATCAACGAAAAGCAGCTCGAGCTCAGCCACATTGAAGAGCACACTCGTCGGCTGCGAGACCAACTCGAAGAGCTGGAGAACGCGCGAGCGCACTTCAGCGAGCTGGCCGCCGGTGATGCCCGTGAAAACGAGGACCTGAAAAAACGCCTCCTGCAATTGCGGTTCGAAGCGGGTCAGACGAAGGCCGAGATCGATAAGCTTCGCCGCGGCTCGGGCGGCAACGGGCAGTCGTATGCGATCATCCCGTATCACGGCTCCAGTGAAACCCGCCGCCGGCCGCTGTACATCGAATGCCGCAAAGACGAAATTGTCTTGCAGCCCGAAGGAATCGTGCTTACCGAAAACGACTTCACGGTCGACCTGGGTCCCAGCAATCCGCTGGTGGCGGCCTTGCGCGCGGCGAAGGACCACCACATTCGCAACCAGCTTGCGGGCAAAGGCGAGGCCGGCACGCCCTATCCGTTGTTCATCGTTCGGCCCGACGGGATCATGATGTGGTACGTGGGACGGATGGCCATTGCATCCTGGGGATCCGATTTCGGCTACGAACTGGTGGGGCAAGACTGGGCATTCGAGTTTCCGCCGGTCGAACCGATGCTCAAACTGTCCATGAACCAGGCGGTGGAAGAGGGACGGATTCGACAACAGTACTTGGCAAGCGCCGCACCGGCCTTGTCGCACGCGGGCGGTGGGACATTCCGGGTGTCGTCTCACGGCGGCCTGGTGCCGGCCGATGGTTCACCGGCGGGCCGTTCGGGCGGTCGCCGTGGCCGCGGGCGGCCTGCGGGGCTGCCGGGGCGACGGTCCGGCGGAGGTTCGCAAGTCGGTGGGTC
This window of the Pirellulales bacterium genome carries:
- a CDS encoding MotA/TolQ/ExbB proton channel family protein yields the protein MSKANRISLSILRSSVLWGTLATIAFYAPIQAGYWRDEFVLRYFAGHWVEYLETAMFFVGLTGLILKALDIGRQSTALSQPMLPERSSEPQSPSDAQRLLAHLAKLPEAQHEDYFPRRLREALQSVLFAGSADKLGDELKYFSESDGARSHAGYALLRIIIWAIPILGFLGTVIGITMAIASLNPQALEDSLPTVTGGLGVAFDTTALALGLSMVLMFTQFFVDRIEGRLLSAVDARAADELAGRFEQLGSGDDPQVATMRRLADTMIRASEKLVERQSELWQRSIDAAAARWNEMSTSAGRQLESSLAGALSQSLVAHAEKLAASAEATTEQNRRNWGRLQQTLADSAQAMKAQQTELARQTEILLRVVEATGHVAKLEEQLNSNLAALAGAQHFEETLLNLAGTVNLLNARLGHVAAPQVGLTHNSTVGKAA